The Euphorbia lathyris chromosome 2, ddEupLath1.1, whole genome shotgun sequence genome includes a window with the following:
- the LOC136220548 gene encoding uncharacterized protein, with translation MYRKTCFGQYLDIKVAGFSSGIVHHVLSREIKHKESKHREMWFRVRGVDMRFGDWEFSLISGLRFGVNMGEFMERMYELEMSHRLRNKYFKQYETITTINFLEGLQSIQWKKKDATDRFNQDAVMIAMLYFVHGNVLDNANDRYAKDWVLDLADYPRLFNEFPWGTLAWEETYRFLDWAISKRLMKLEANAAGKRKRVPYQLIGFAHVFQSWILELWNVTRAYYTRRSGNPLPRLLRWTQRIVPSNKVVRETFSVADPPDARLVVEKEEKEFDWYTYLVDHVEGREADIDEIFAQIKKGKEKVEDEEEESDEEEGGDEEGDGEKGHVEERGDDEEGGDDEDDEEGDDEVDRYIIASRSQTTEINQLQKVLTDVLDRHHRWCKGEFSKVGSKLGSLEDRVSLIGGDIKDLKAMGRPNTNRENEEAQPSIVREEVGMVQDEPSKDGKEQEAAVMVQEEFSKDGKEQEAAVMVQEESSKDGNVQKEGDEVIVVLDDSVPDEVVHLDDSVPEEVAQVGEVVHEVPKEVEPKLQQVQEVQKVVAIKGEDKGPTRGGKVPTRGGGRVRGRGRAGGKGKRVPMMSKYLNSPFTDPLQYTDPLALYGGQYIGGFEERPVICNVDDQRHRIDACLIEELDAWLNGPESTEGIRLGGLDMYLLDAKFFNTLRAVGTYICNEHITGWFYLLRRQSVQTEVDAEWTTVDTDFVGLMGQAMYVKGFNEPNWDSEDYFVQRVKGDTNNFVRPWHTVKRVFIPISYKQEHWILGVLELRSMHLHIYDSLISNMSEQPLDAFLQTPLQVIVRVMELSGYFVDGRENVRRMITWSRVPGVP, from the exons ATGTATAGGAAAACATGTTTTGGTCAATATTTGGATATAAAGGTTGCTGGTTTCTCTTCTGGAATAGTTCATCATGTCCTATCGCGGGAGATTaaacataaagaaagtaaacacAGGGAGATGTGGTTCAGGGTGAGGGGAGTTGATATGCGGTTTGGAGATTGGGAGTTTAGCCTGATAAGTGGTTTAAGGTTTGGGGTAAACATGGGAGAATTCATGGAAAGAATGTATGAATTAGAGATGTCGCATAGGTTGCGAAATAAGTACTTCAAGCAATACGAGACAATAACGACCATTAACTTCTTGGAAGGTTTGCAAAGTAtacaatggaagaagaaggatgcgACTGACAGATTTAACCAAGATGCTGTGATGATTGCCATGTTGTACTTTGTGCATGGCAATGTACTGGATAATGCTAACGATAGGTATGCAAAGGATTGGGTTTTGGATCTTGCAGATTATCCAAGACTGTTTAATGAGTTTCCATGGGGGACGTTGGCTTGGGAGGAGACATATAGGTTCTTGGACTGGGCCATTAGCAAAAGATTGATGAAATTAGAGGCAAATGCAGCGGGAAAGAGGAAACGTGTTCCATATCAACTGATCGGATTTGCACACGTATTCCAG AGTTGGATTCTTGAGTTGTGGAATGTGACTCGTGCATATTACACAAGGAGAAGTGGCAACCCACTTCCACGTTTGCTGAGATGGACCCAGAGAATAGTCCCCTCAAACAAAGTAGTCAGAGAAACGTTTTCT GTTGCTGATCCTCCAGACGCGCGTCTTGTGGTCGAGAAGGAAGAGAAAGAGTTCGATTGGTACACGTATTTGGTGGACCATGTTGAAGGACGGGAAGCTGATATAGATGAAATATTTGCCCAAATAAAGAAAGGTAAGGAGAAGGTTGAAGATGAGGAGGAGGAAAGTGATGAGGAGGAGGGGGGTGATGAGGAGGGTGATGGTGAGAAGGGACATGTTGAAGAGAGAGGTGATGATGAAGAGGGaggtgatgatgaagatgatgaggaaggggatgatgaagtTGATAGGTATATCATTGCATCACGGTCACAAACGACCGAGATAAATCAACTTCAGAAAGTTCTGACGGATGTGCTTGATAGGCATCATAGGTGGTGCAAGGGAGAATTTAGCAAGGTCGGTAGTAAGTTGGGCAGCCTAGAGGACCGAGTATCATTGATTGGGGGGGATATAAAAGACTTAAAGGCGATGGGTCGACCCAATACCAATCGGGAGAATGAGGAGGCTCAGCCTAGTATTGTTCGGGAGGAGGTAGGTATGGTCCAAGATGAGCCAAGTAAAGATGGAAAGGAGCAAGAGGCAGCTGTTATGGTTCAGGAGGAGTTTAGTAAAGATGGAAAGGAGCAGGAGGCAGCTGTTATGGTTCAGGAGGAGTCAAGTAAAGATGGAAACGTTCAGAAGGAGGGCGATGAGGTTATTGTCGTATTAGATGATTCTGTGCCCGATGAAGTTGTCCATCTTGATGATTCTGTTCCTGAGGAAGTTGCCCAAGTAGGGGAGGTTGTCCATGAAGTGCCAAAAGAGGTTGAACCAAAGTTGCAGCAAGTCCAAGAAGTCCAAAAG GTGGTTGCCATAAAAGGTGAAGATAAGGGTCCAACCCGAGGAGGTAAAGTTCCAACCCGGGGTGGAGGCAGAGTTAGAGGTAGAGGGAGAGCAGGTGGAAAAGGTAAACGGGTTCCTATGATGAGCAAGTATTTGAATTCACCGTTCACCGATCCATTACAGTACACCGATCCATTAGCCTTATATGGTGGCCAATACATTGGCGGGTTTGAGGAAAGACCAGTTATTTGTAATGTTGATGATCAGCGCCACCGAATAGATGCATGTTTGATAGAGGAGCTAGATGCGTGGCTCAACGGGCCTGAATCAACTGAGGGAATACGTTTGGGTGGTTTAGATATGTACTTGCTTGATGCAAAGTTTTTCAATACCCTTCGGGCCGTTGGGACGTATATATGCAATGAG CATATCACTGGTTGGTTCTATTTACTGAGACGACAGTCAGTACAAACTGAGGTGGATGCAGAATGGACTACAGTTGATACAGATTTTGTTGGATTAATGGGCCAAGCCATGTATGTGAAGGGGTTTAATGAGCCAAACTGGGATAGTGAAGACTATTTCGTACAAAGAGTAAAAGGTGATACAAATAATTTTGTTCGCCCTTGGCACACAGTGAAAAGAGTGTTCATTCCGATCAGCTACAAGCAAGAGCACTGGATCCTAGGAGTGTTAGAGTTGCGGTCTATGCACCTGCACATATATGACAGCCTTATCTCAAACATGTCGGAGCAACCTTTGGATGCGTTCCTCCAAACACCCTTACAAGTCATTGTTAGAGTCATGGAATTGAGCGGCTATTTTGTAGATGGACGTGAAAATGTGAGACGGATGATCACTTGGAGTAGAGTTCCAGGGGTGCCATAA